A stretch of the Arthrobacter stackebrandtii genome encodes the following:
- a CDS encoding thioesterase family protein, with protein sequence MSTPLLAEPSAVFSMHDGAWLPSALSRGPWDERAQHGGAAGALLAHVAESELPDHSWTLSRMSMELVKPVPVAPLHSRTALHPGRSTMRMTVDLLSGEVLVARAHMLAVRGQGFTLPDGVPGWSPDRLLPGPASCSEPAVIPGMPHGTSFYYNAVEHRMAGGNIARPGPGAAWFRLRVPIIDGATTTPFMLAAAVADSGSGISWVLPPETYLFANADLSLHLHRAPAGEWLGMESESQVDGGGAGTTLSRLYDVDGPVGVAVQTLVVRERR encoded by the coding sequence GTGTCCACCCCGCTTTTGGCTGAACCTTCCGCTGTCTTTTCCATGCACGACGGCGCTTGGCTCCCCTCCGCGCTCTCCCGCGGCCCGTGGGATGAGCGGGCGCAGCATGGCGGGGCGGCCGGGGCCTTGCTGGCCCACGTGGCGGAGTCGGAACTGCCGGACCACTCCTGGACGCTGAGCCGGATGAGCATGGAGCTGGTCAAGCCGGTGCCGGTAGCACCGCTGCATTCACGCACCGCGCTGCATCCGGGACGTTCAACCATGCGGATGACCGTTGACCTGTTGAGCGGGGAGGTGCTGGTGGCACGGGCACACATGCTGGCTGTCAGGGGCCAGGGCTTCACGCTTCCGGACGGCGTTCCCGGGTGGTCGCCGGACCGCCTGCTGCCGGGTCCCGCATCCTGCTCCGAGCCGGCGGTGATTCCGGGGATGCCGCACGGCACATCGTTTTACTACAACGCCGTTGAACACCGCATGGCGGGCGGCAACATTGCCCGGCCCGGTCCCGGGGCTGCCTGGTTCCGGCTGCGGGTGCCAATCATTGACGGCGCGACCACCACCCCGTTCATGCTGGCCGCCGCCGTGGCTGACTCCGGCAGCGGAATCAGCTGGGTGCTGCCCCCGGAAACGTACCTTTTTGCCAACGCTGACCTGTCCCTGCACCTCCACCGCGCACCAGCCGGGGAATGGCTGGGCATGGAGTCGGAGTCCCAGGTGGACGGCGGCGGGGCGGGGACCACGCTCTCCCGCCTGTACGACGTCGACGGACCGGTGGGCGTTGCGGTCCAGACGCTGGTGGTGCGCGAACGCCGCTGA
- a CDS encoding DUF6186 family protein: MILALMVAGYVLVPVAGITLVLVARARPDVIAPLGVLLGNVFAHRAARIALLLFVWWLGWHFLVPD, encoded by the coding sequence ATGATCCTTGCCCTGATGGTGGCAGGCTATGTGCTGGTTCCGGTGGCCGGCATCACCCTGGTTCTGGTGGCCCGGGCCAGACCGGACGTGATCGCTCCGCTGGGAGTGCTCTTGGGGAACGTGTTTGCTCACCGGGCTGCACGCATTGCCCTGCTGCTGTTTGTGTGGTGGCTGGGATGGCACTTCCTGGTCCCGGACTGA
- a CDS encoding MDR family MFS transporter — MSTTSVQVPDKLSARDRTTIGVLLVSAFVVILNETIMNVALPKLMHEFQVSPSAIQWLATAFMLTMAVVIPTTGYLLQRLPIRTVFILAMGLFSAGTLLAGLAPGFEVLLAARVVQASGTAIMMPLLMTTILDLVPTHRRGAVMGNVSIVISVAPAIGPTLSGLILHSLSWRFMFLLVLPIALIALVLGARLLPTDGERSKSKLSVPSLLMSIPAFGGLVYGLSGIGSPDAQTHQVALVSLAVSLLFLAAFVLLQLRLQRTDSALLDMRPFKYRQFTLALALMVMAMLSMFGVIILLPMYLQNVRGLDVLSTGLVMLPGGVLMGLLAPFVGKLFDKVGARPLLVPGGLLLAAVLFAFTQLSETTPLPLIIGLHLLMSTALAFIFTPSFTAGLNPLPHSLHSHGSAVLSTLQQLGGAAGTALLVGIMSAGTVAAAAAGKGEIAAQTAGFSNGFLVAAIVSLGIVVIALFMGKSDAGTSPAPDAADAVLAKESH, encoded by the coding sequence ATGTCTACAACCAGCGTTCAAGTGCCGGACAAACTATCGGCCAGGGACCGCACCACCATCGGCGTGCTCCTCGTGTCCGCGTTCGTGGTGATCCTCAACGAAACCATCATGAACGTGGCCCTGCCGAAGCTGATGCATGAGTTCCAGGTGTCGCCGTCGGCCATCCAGTGGCTTGCGACGGCGTTCATGCTCACCATGGCCGTGGTCATCCCCACCACCGGCTACCTGCTCCAGCGCCTGCCCATCCGCACCGTGTTCATACTCGCGATGGGCCTCTTCTCGGCCGGCACGCTGCTGGCCGGGCTCGCACCGGGCTTTGAGGTGCTGCTGGCCGCGCGCGTTGTCCAGGCCTCCGGCACGGCCATCATGATGCCGCTGCTCATGACCACCATCCTGGACCTTGTCCCCACGCACCGCCGCGGCGCCGTCATGGGCAACGTCTCCATCGTCATTTCCGTGGCCCCGGCCATCGGCCCCACCCTGTCCGGGCTGATCCTGCACTCGCTGTCGTGGCGCTTCATGTTCCTGCTGGTGCTGCCCATCGCGCTGATCGCCCTGGTCCTCGGCGCCCGCCTGCTGCCCACCGACGGCGAACGCAGCAAGTCCAAACTGTCTGTTCCCTCGCTGCTGATGTCCATCCCCGCGTTCGGCGGTCTCGTCTACGGCCTCAGCGGCATCGGCTCCCCCGACGCGCAAACCCACCAGGTCGCGCTTGTCTCCCTGGCCGTGTCGCTGCTGTTCCTGGCTGCGTTTGTGCTCCTGCAGCTGCGCCTGCAGCGGACCGACTCCGCGCTCCTGGACATGCGCCCCTTCAAGTACCGCCAGTTCACCCTGGCCCTGGCCCTCATGGTCATGGCCATGCTGTCCATGTTCGGCGTGATCATCCTCCTGCCCATGTACCTGCAGAACGTGCGCGGGCTGGACGTGCTCTCCACGGGCCTGGTCATGCTTCCCGGCGGCGTCCTCATGGGCCTGCTGGCGCCGTTCGTGGGCAAGTTGTTCGACAAGGTTGGCGCCCGCCCGCTCCTGGTTCCCGGAGGCTTGCTCCTGGCCGCCGTCCTGTTCGCCTTCACGCAGCTCAGTGAAACCACGCCGCTGCCGCTGATCATCGGCCTGCACCTGCTCATGTCCACCGCACTGGCGTTCATCTTCACGCCGTCCTTCACCGCCGGCCTGAACCCGCTGCCGCACTCCCTGCACTCGCACGGATCCGCCGTCCTCTCCACGCTCCAGCAGCTGGGCGGCGCGGCGGGAACGGCGCTCCTGGTGGGCATCATGTCCGCCGGGACGGTTGCCGCGGCCGCTGCCGGAAAGGGCGAGATCGCCGCCCAGACCGCCGGCTTCAGCAACGGCTTCCTGGTTGCAGCGATTGTCTCGCTGGGCATTGTGGTGATCGCGCTCTTCATGGGCAAGTCCGACGCCGGGACCTCCCCCGCGCCCGATGCCGCCGACGCTGTGCTCGCCAAGGAGTCGCACTAG
- a CDS encoding phosphoribosylanthranilate isomerase has product MYVKICGLQTAETVAAAVDAGADAVGFVFAPGSPRTVTAELAAELVVQVPAGVETVGVFRNQPLSEVLDTARRAGVSTVQLHGDESLADMHQAKAAGFRTLRAFSAEAYNAITAAEKQAWDAERLLLDAVEPGAGVTFDAAMLHSVPSGFWLLAGGLTPGNVAALASSLKPNGVDVSSGVESSRGIKDAALIRAFVRAARS; this is encoded by the coding sequence ATGTACGTAAAGATCTGTGGCTTGCAAACTGCCGAGACGGTGGCCGCCGCGGTGGATGCCGGCGCGGACGCCGTCGGTTTTGTGTTTGCCCCCGGCAGCCCCCGCACGGTGACTGCGGAGTTGGCCGCCGAACTTGTTGTGCAGGTGCCGGCAGGTGTGGAGACGGTGGGGGTTTTCCGCAACCAGCCCCTGTCGGAGGTGCTTGACACGGCCCGCCGGGCAGGAGTGTCCACTGTGCAGCTGCACGGGGACGAATCCCTGGCGGACATGCACCAGGCCAAGGCAGCCGGGTTCCGCACCCTCCGGGCATTCTCCGCCGAGGCCTACAACGCAATCACCGCGGCGGAGAAGCAAGCCTGGGATGCCGAGAGGCTGCTGCTGGATGCCGTGGAACCAGGGGCCGGAGTCACCTTTGACGCGGCGATGCTGCACAGTGTTCCTTCCGGTTTCTGGCTGCTGGCCGGCGGGCTCACCCCGGGCAACGTGGCCGCGCTGGCGTCCTCCCTTAAGCCGAACGGCGTGGACGTGTCCAGCGGCGTCGAATCCAGCCGGGGAATCAAGGACGCGGCGCTGATCCGGGCGTTTGTTCGCGCTGCACGGAGCTGA
- a CDS encoding HD domain-containing phosphohydrolase: protein MADHGSGVAKGQPSGPVPEGSAARSGAGQGAPDHRVEPAARRSEMLAALSLAIDLGLGQPMEHMLRATLLGLRIADTLGIPEQPRGRIFYANLLAWIGCHADSHELAALFGDDIAFRADYYFIDAHGLPMLSLMLRHTGTGLPLLQRTVRRSQFAATATTAVRALISSHCTSAGRLADRVGLDAELPGILRHTFERWDGRGLPAGVSGVDIPVEMRIAQLADTVEVFLRNAGLDAAVGIVRERRGTQFDPELADVFCARAAGLTEGLLALDPWPAALAAAPAESALTAAELDGVLAAMGDFADLKSPWTAGHSRQVSALAAQAAVHQGCSSAEVLAVRRAGWVHDLGRMGVSNGIWDKPGPLSAVDRERLQLYPFLSGRILGRVPGMHRVAELAGAHRERLDGSGYPRGLGAGELDPGQCILAAADAYQSMLEPRPHRPGLLPADAAGRLRAESGAGRLAGAAVDSVLAAAGFKEARRRSLPSSLTARELEVLRLLCRGMDNKSIAAALVIAPKTARNHVEHIYVKTGASNRVTATLFALDAGLWDRAAE, encoded by the coding sequence GTGGCTGACCACGGTTCGGGCGTTGCCAAGGGACAGCCCTCCGGGCCTGTCCCGGAGGGCTCCGCGGCACGCAGCGGCGCCGGGCAGGGCGCCCCTGACCACCGGGTGGAACCGGCCGCCCGCCGCAGCGAAATGCTGGCGGCCCTGTCGTTGGCCATCGACCTGGGGCTGGGCCAGCCCATGGAGCACATGCTGCGGGCCACGCTACTGGGACTGCGCATCGCGGACACGCTGGGCATCCCGGAGCAGCCACGGGGCCGCATCTTTTATGCGAACCTGCTCGCCTGGATCGGCTGCCATGCGGATTCCCACGAACTCGCCGCCCTGTTTGGCGACGACATCGCTTTCCGTGCCGACTACTACTTCATCGACGCCCACGGGCTGCCCATGCTCTCGCTGATGCTGCGCCACACCGGCACCGGGCTGCCCCTGCTGCAGCGCACCGTGCGCCGCTCCCAGTTTGCGGCCACGGCAACCACGGCTGTTCGGGCGTTGATCTCCTCGCACTGCACCTCTGCAGGGCGCCTGGCAGACAGGGTGGGGCTCGACGCGGAGCTGCCGGGCATCCTGCGCCACACCTTTGAACGCTGGGACGGGCGGGGCCTGCCCGCTGGGGTGTCCGGCGTCGACATTCCCGTGGAGATGCGCATTGCACAGCTGGCCGACACCGTGGAGGTTTTCCTGCGCAACGCGGGCCTGGACGCTGCCGTTGGCATTGTCAGGGAGCGCCGGGGCACCCAGTTCGACCCGGAGCTTGCCGATGTCTTTTGCGCCCGGGCCGCAGGGCTGACGGAAGGTCTGCTGGCGCTTGACCCGTGGCCGGCTGCGCTGGCGGCGGCCCCGGCAGAGTCGGCCCTCACAGCTGCGGAGCTGGATGGCGTGCTGGCGGCCATGGGCGACTTTGCCGACCTGAAATCGCCGTGGACGGCGGGGCATTCGCGGCAGGTGTCGGCGCTCGCCGCGCAGGCCGCCGTGCACCAAGGCTGCAGCAGTGCGGAGGTCCTGGCCGTCCGCCGCGCCGGCTGGGTCCACGACCTGGGCCGGATGGGTGTCTCCAACGGCATCTGGGACAAGCCCGGACCGCTCTCGGCCGTGGACCGCGAGCGCCTGCAGTTGTACCCGTTCCTGAGCGGGCGCATCCTGGGCCGGGTGCCGGGCATGCACCGCGTGGCCGAGCTGGCCGGTGCGCACCGGGAGCGGCTTGACGGATCGGGCTATCCGCGCGGCCTGGGTGCGGGTGAGCTGGACCCGGGGCAGTGCATCCTGGCCGCGGCCGACGCCTACCAGAGCATGCTTGAGCCGCGTCCGCACCGGCCGGGGCTGCTGCCGGCGGATGCCGCGGGACGCCTGCGTGCGGAGTCCGGGGCGGGCAGGTTGGCGGGAGCCGCCGTCGACTCCGTCCTTGCGGCTGCCGGGTTCAAGGAGGCACGACGGCGTTCCCTGCCGTCTTCGCTGACGGCCAGGGAGCTTGAGGTGCTGCGGCTGTTGTGCCGCGGGATGGACAACAAGTCGATCGCCGCGGCACTCGTCATTGCGCCAAAGACCGCCCGGAACCATGTGGAGCACATCTATGTGAAGACCGGTGCGAGCAACAGGGTAACCGCCACGTTGTTTGCACTGGATGCGGGGTTGTGGGACCGGGCTGCCGAATGA
- a CDS encoding phosphotransferase yields the protein MENACGNLGIMGAAAPDAATLAAVAGAAMHGAAQAVLSVRAARIEMPTPNMTTGGLWRVQRTAALAAGDGNTADSRTKPFSVVAKLIQSPLLWHGIGQVPPGMREELASQYLWRTEAEIYASRLAEVVPGGGRLPDVLGLCDVDPQRTVIWMEDVQEHPDASWSDEVFAQAAHWLGRLAGSRAVRANWPQFDEEGAAGKLRFYVHGVGAHVLVPSLLGEDLWRLPSVAPAATPDLVAGLRALAVRAGDIVEEMLAMPQLPSHGDACPQNLVIESGRDGPAQFVAIDWGLAGPACPGFDLSQLLAGHANDGRLPAEAVHRLEPQCLGSYCEGLAQSGSHVDKSAVRRGHALSLALFTGLFTLVTPRLEEPDSPELHAFMAQRLAMGRFALDLLAETD from the coding sequence ATGGAAAATGCATGCGGAAACCTGGGCATCATGGGTGCAGCTGCGCCGGATGCAGCAACTTTGGCGGCAGTTGCCGGCGCAGCCATGCATGGCGCGGCGCAGGCTGTCCTGTCGGTGCGGGCGGCCCGCATCGAGATGCCCACTCCCAACATGACCACCGGCGGGCTGTGGCGGGTCCAGAGGACTGCCGCCCTGGCGGCTGGCGACGGGAACACCGCTGACAGCAGGACCAAGCCCTTTAGTGTTGTGGCAAAACTCATCCAGTCTCCCTTGCTGTGGCATGGAATCGGACAGGTGCCGCCCGGCATGCGGGAGGAACTGGCCAGCCAGTACCTGTGGCGCACCGAGGCGGAGATTTATGCTTCCCGGCTTGCCGAAGTGGTGCCCGGCGGTGGCCGGCTGCCAGATGTCCTGGGGCTCTGCGACGTGGACCCGCAGCGCACCGTGATCTGGATGGAGGACGTGCAGGAACATCCGGACGCCTCGTGGTCTGATGAGGTGTTTGCCCAAGCGGCACATTGGCTGGGGCGTCTGGCCGGCAGCCGGGCGGTCCGTGCCAACTGGCCGCAATTCGATGAGGAGGGCGCCGCAGGCAAGCTGCGCTTCTATGTACACGGCGTCGGCGCCCACGTGCTGGTGCCGTCGCTGCTGGGGGAGGACTTGTGGCGGCTGCCGTCGGTGGCCCCCGCGGCGACGCCGGATCTGGTGGCAGGGCTGCGCGCCTTGGCCGTGCGTGCCGGGGACATTGTGGAGGAAATGCTGGCCATGCCCCAACTTCCCTCGCACGGGGACGCCTGCCCGCAAAACCTGGTCATCGAAAGCGGCCGGGACGGCCCTGCACAATTTGTGGCCATCGACTGGGGTCTCGCCGGCCCGGCCTGCCCCGGTTTCGACCTCAGCCAGCTGCTGGCCGGGCACGCCAACGACGGCCGGCTCCCGGCGGAGGCTGTACACAGGCTGGAGCCGCAGTGCCTCGGCTCCTACTGTGAGGGGCTGGCACAGTCCGGCAGCCACGTGGACAAGAGCGCCGTCAGACGCGGGCACGCCTTGTCGCTGGCGCTGTTCACCGGACTTTTTACCCTGGTAACCCCCCGGTTGGAGGAACCCGATTCGCCGGAACTGCACGCCTTCATGGCCCAACGCCTGGCCATGGGCCGGTTTGCCCTGGACCTGCTGGCGGAAACAGACTGA
- a CDS encoding YceI family protein — MRKKLILAGVLLVLAVAAVWGGSVIYANVQNSRASSEFTLTPQSPETGGPSAGATASLGPEGLNGTWKVAAGSQAGYRVDEVLNGQNATVVGRTSGVQGEVTIDGTSLTSAKVVVDMNGLVTDSDSRDRQFTSIVKTLDFPTSTFTLTEPVDISAVATGTASVTAKGELTIAGATQAVTASLQAQATAGGVQVSGSIPITFSDFGIDAPNLGFVKVENSGTVEMLLELAK; from the coding sequence ATGCGCAAAAAACTGATCTTGGCAGGGGTCCTGCTGGTGCTGGCTGTCGCGGCGGTGTGGGGCGGCAGCGTCATCTACGCCAACGTGCAGAACAGCCGGGCGAGCAGCGAATTCACGCTTACGCCCCAGTCGCCGGAAACGGGCGGGCCAAGCGCGGGCGCAACCGCCAGCCTTGGCCCGGAAGGGTTGAACGGGACATGGAAAGTCGCGGCAGGTTCGCAGGCCGGCTACCGGGTGGACGAGGTGCTGAACGGCCAGAATGCCACCGTGGTGGGACGCACCAGCGGGGTGCAGGGCGAGGTCACCATCGACGGCACGAGCCTCACCTCGGCAAAGGTGGTCGTGGACATGAACGGGCTCGTCACCGACAGCGACAGCCGGGACAGGCAGTTCACCAGCATCGTCAAGACCCTGGACTTCCCCACCTCGACGTTTACACTGACGGAGCCCGTGGACATTTCTGCGGTGGCAACCGGGACGGCGTCGGTCACGGCCAAGGGCGAACTGACGATCGCCGGGGCCACGCAGGCCGTCACAGCCAGCCTCCAGGCGCAGGCCACGGCAGGCGGGGTGCAGGTGTCGGGCTCGATTCCGATCACATTCTCAGACTTTGGCATCGACGCCCCGAACCTTGGATTCGTGAAGGTGGAGAACTCCGGAACCGTGGAGATGCTGCTGGAATTGGCCAAATAG
- a CDS encoding metal-dependent hydrolase: MMGAHHAASGAAVWLALTTQFEVGLGGLHQMLPAVPESVTVGLGLMEMTPTAVVAGAVVAAGAALVPDADHRHATIANSLPPLSNALCIQIGRMSGGHRQGTHSILGLAVFVLIAALAGMWRIELPFGTIFPGAGLLAVLLASFAAKALKFIPDTMQKFPWILGISVGAYVTMFAPQEDYWFPMAMGIGVAAHIAGDMLTTGGCNLIWPIRIKPPRWLRRMPLVRKIWRPGGHVAVPILGNAGSVREWLLLVPVSGYVIWAIAAAAFS, encoded by the coding sequence ATGATGGGAGCCCACCACGCCGCCAGCGGCGCCGCCGTCTGGCTGGCCCTGACCACCCAGTTTGAAGTGGGGCTGGGCGGGCTGCACCAAATGCTGCCTGCCGTCCCCGAATCCGTGACGGTGGGGTTGGGCCTGATGGAGATGACCCCCACGGCCGTCGTGGCCGGCGCCGTGGTGGCCGCCGGTGCCGCGCTGGTTCCCGACGCCGACCACCGGCACGCCACGATCGCCAACTCACTGCCGCCGCTGTCCAACGCCCTGTGTATCCAGATCGGACGGATGTCCGGCGGACACCGGCAGGGCACCCACTCCATTCTGGGCCTGGCCGTCTTTGTGCTGATCGCGGCACTGGCGGGCATGTGGCGCATTGAGCTGCCATTCGGCACCATCTTCCCCGGTGCCGGGCTGCTGGCCGTGCTGCTGGCTTCGTTCGCGGCGAAGGCGTTGAAGTTCATCCCCGACACCATGCAGAAATTCCCGTGGATCCTGGGCATCTCCGTGGGCGCCTACGTCACCATGTTTGCCCCGCAGGAGGACTACTGGTTCCCCATGGCGATGGGCATCGGCGTGGCCGCCCACATTGCGGGCGACATGCTTACCACCGGCGGCTGCAACTTGATCTGGCCCATACGCATCAAGCCGCCGCGCTGGCTCCGCCGCATGCCCCTGGTCCGGAAGATCTGGCGCCCGGGGGGCCACGTTGCCGTGCCGATCCTGGGCAACGCCGGCTCCGTCCGCGAGTGGCTGCTGCTTGTTCCGGTCAGCGGCTACGTCATTTGGGCCATCGCCGCCGCGGCCTTCTCCTAG
- a CDS encoding DsrE family protein: MNKAVISLCTGLEDPERVTVAFLVAVGAAEQGRQTLMFLTKEAVRIALSGFANVVACDGCPPLSGLLSRYEAAGGKFLVCPICLDARKVDRTGFAANAAAGGTVQMWDWIGEDAVVSFSY, encoded by the coding sequence ATGAACAAGGCAGTCATCAGCCTGTGCACGGGGCTGGAAGATCCGGAGCGCGTCACCGTGGCGTTCCTCGTGGCGGTTGGCGCCGCCGAGCAAGGGCGGCAGACTCTGATGTTCCTGACGAAGGAGGCCGTTCGGATTGCCCTCAGCGGCTTCGCCAACGTGGTGGCGTGCGACGGATGCCCGCCGCTGTCCGGACTGCTGTCCCGTTACGAGGCTGCCGGCGGGAAGTTCCTGGTCTGCCCCATCTGCCTGGATGCCCGGAAGGTGGACCGCACCGGCTTCGCCGCGAATGCGGCCGCGGGCGGGACCGTGCAGATGTGGGACTGGATCGGGGAGGACGCCGTTGTGTCGTTCAGCTACTGA